A segment of the Candidatus Rokuibacteriota bacterium genome:
GCTCTCCTCGCCTGCGGCTCGTCGGCAGCCCCTCGGCTCGAACTGCCATTCCTGGGGGAGGCCTCGGAGGGGGCCGTCGAGGCCCCCTCCGATTGCGCTAGCACCGCCGGATCCCCTTTCTCATCGGAACCGCTGGCCGCCGATCTTCCCCAGGATCGTGTAGATCGGCAGGAAGACCGCCAGGATCGACCCCAGCACGACAACGGCGAGCACCGTGATCATGACCGGCTCGATCAGGCCGAAGAGGCGCCTCACCGCGTCGGGCACCTCCTTGTCGTAGTACTGGCTCACCTTGCCGAGGCTGTCCGCCAGGTTCCCCGACATCTCCCCGCTCGCCACCATCCTGAGGACGAGGGGCGGGAACTCTCCGCTCGCCCTGAGGGCCTCGGTGAACGCCATGCCCCCGATGACCCTCTCCTTCACCTGGGCCACGGCCCGCGCGATGGCGGCGTTGCCCACCACGCGCTCCAGCACCGTGAGGGCGTAGACGAACTCCACGCCGGCGCGGTGGAGTGTCTCGAGATTGTGCGTGAACCGGCTCAGCGCGACCTTGCGGAGGATCGTGCCGAAGATCGGCAGCTGGAGCTTGAAGCGGTCGATGGCCAATCGCCCCCCCGTGGTGCGTCCCCAGAGGCGGTAGAGCACCACCAGCGCCACGACCCCGAAGAAGAGGTAGGTCCAGTTGGCCTGCATGAATCCACCGACGACCAACACGATCTTCGTCGGGAGGGGGAGCGGAGCGCCGGTCCGTTCCAGGATCTTGGCGAACCGCGGCAGGACGAAGGTGAAGAGAAGGATTACCAGTCCCGTCAGCGCGGACAAGAGGACCATGGGGTAGATGCTCGCCTGTCGGACCTGGCTGATGATCCCTTGCTGCCACTCGATGTGAGTCACGAGGTCGGCGAAGACCGCATCCAGGTGCCCCGACGCCTCCCCCGCTTTGACCAGCGCGACGT
Coding sequences within it:
- a CDS encoding type II secretion system F family protein yields the protein MPHYAYRAKDDYGKTVTGLIEAPTEDEVDSSLRDKGLYVISVEPRAQARPGASRPAARSVGRVSRRDLILLTSHLQTLFSAGIPLAPGLREFADEAPNKAIGAVAAAILERVEGGAMLSDAMAQFPSVFPELYVALVKAGEASGHLDAVFADLVTHIEWQQGIISQVRQASIYPMVLLSALTGLVILLFTFVLPRFAKILERTGAPLPLPTKIVLVVGGFMQANWTYLFFGVVALVVLYRLWGRTTGGRLAIDRFKLQLPIFGTILRKVALSRFTHNLETLHRAGVEFVYALTVLERVVGNAAIARAVAQVKERVIGGMAFTEALRASGEFPPLVLRMVASGEMSGNLADSLGKVSQYYDKEVPDAVRRLFGLIEPVMITVLAVVVLGSILAVFLPIYTILGKIGGQRFR